The Alkalihalophilus pseudofirmus nucleotide sequence CGGCATTTGAGTGGCCGTGTGCAATATCAATCGTAATATAATCAGGCACTAATTGTTCCTCAGCTAATTGAAGTACAAAATCGTATTCTTCAGCTTTTACTCCAACGCTAATAGAGGAGATTAATTCCCTTGATTTCATATCTCTGATAAAAGATACTCGTTTTTCAGGTTCAAAGCGATGCATGATGTAGAAGTAGCCATTTTTCGCTAAGAACGTTGCAATTGTTTCATCAATAATCGTCTGCATATTCGCAGGTACGACTGGCATTTTAAATGTATGTTTACCTAAAGTGATGGTTGTATCACACTCAGATCGGCTATTTACTACACATTTTGCTGGAATCAGTTGAATATCTTCGTAATCAAACACATTTTCCATAATTACACCCCTAAAAACGAATATTTGAATTATATCTAAAAAGAATCGTTCGTACATTTGGTAATTTACATCATTTTCTGATGAATGTCAAAGCTTTTTTCGAGATGAACAGGTAAAGGAGGAAAGGGGTTACAACAAAAAAAGCGATACAGCATCTCTTCTGTATCGCTTAATCATAGTTAAATTTATTGGTGATCATCTGCATAACTGCCCATTGCTTCACACATAAATTGGGCAAGACCTTCTCCGAATTGATCAATGTTTTTAGTGAACCGATCGTCTAGGATATACATTTGACCTAACCCTTTAAAGGCATCTAAAGAATAGCAGCCTATCTTATTTAATAAGATAAACCACTTTTTAATAACTTCCTGTGCTTCTTTTGAGGCTGGGTCCGTGTGACGAATAGCAGCTAGTTCCCGGTAGAGATTATTCATCTCTTCTTGTCGTTCCTGAGTCATACCTTTAGCAGTCTCATCTACTTTCTTATCACCATAACGTTCTCTTGCTTCCTTTTCATAAGGGTTATGACTGAAGTCGAATCCCTTAAACTTTTCTTCGCTTGTCATATGAATGTCTCCTTTTTTATACTGTATGGTTTTGTCAATCGTTAGAATCATTTGGTTAAGTTTATCTCGCTTTTCCAAGAGCATTTTACGTTGCCACACTAATGCTTTTTGCTGATTAAAACCAGGGTCTTCGAGTACTTCTTTAATCTGTTTTAATGAAAATCCAAGTTCTTTATAGAAGAGAATTTGCTGAAGTGTATCTAAGTTACTTTCTGAATAATACCGGTAGCCTGCTTCTGATATCGTATCTGGTTTTAACAGGCCGATTTCGTCATAATGATGTAGTGTGCGCACACTAATTCCCACGAGCTCTGCAAGTTCCTTCACTTTCACTTCTAACCCTCCCTTCAAACCTTACTATAAGCTATCACGTGACGTGAGAGTCAATATCTGAATGAAAATAATTACACCAGTATTTGGTATAATGGAAGGTAATAAGAATGTGAGAGGGTGAATCAGATGAACCGAGAATACTTAAAAGTTTATAAAGAAGCACATACCATACAGCCTCTTACTAAAGGATTTTCGACGGATGAAAAATATGTTATTGATCAAAACTATTTACTTAGAATCTTCCCTAAAGAGGAATTAGAACGGCGAATGATCGAGTTTGAAACGATCTCTAAGCTGACGTCTTTTTCTAAAAAGATACCAAGGCCAATAGAGTTTGGAGAGTTAATAGATGAGGAGAGGGGGTATATGGTTTTATCCTACATACCAGGTGCTGACGGAGAAGAAAATTTAACGAGGTTAAATGAAAGTGAGCAATACAGGGCAGGAGTAAAAGCAGCAGAAGAATTAAAGAAACTCCATCAATTGAATGCTCCGCTAGAACTTCCGGAATGGCATATTGCTAAAAAGAATAAAAGCGATAACTATTTAAAGGAACTTAAACTCATAAATTTAGATGAACATACGAAAGATCGTTTGACCAATTATATAAGAGAAAATGAACCTTTAATGCAAGGGCGGCCAAATCAGTTTCAGCATGACGACTTTCATCCTTCTAATCTAGTCTTTCATCATGACCAATTTAGAGGGATTATTGATTTTCAGAGGATGGATTGGGGTGATCCTATTCATGACTTGCAAAAGATAGGTTTCTTTACTAAGCAAGTCAGTCCGGCCTTTGCTAAAGGAAATATTGACGGCTACCTTAAAGACAAAAGGGAGGAAGATAGGTTCTGGCCGCTTTATGGTCTGTATAGTGCGATGCATATAGTTTCTGCTTTTGTATGGGGGATGAAAATGGGCCCTAAGCAGTTTGAATTTTTGTCGGGACGAGCTTTTGAAGTGTTAGAGGACCATGACTATTTCCAGAGCAATATTCCAAAGTGGTATAGGTGAAAAAGCAAATGAGGCTGAAACAAAAGTATTATAACTTCTAGGAATATAAATATTACAGATGCGGCCTTTGTACACCGCTCCTAAAATATACTTCGCTTTCCGTGTGGAGCTAGTGAGCTTCCTCGGGCTTTCGCCCTGTGGGATCTCACATTTGCTCTAGTCCACACAGGAGTCTACGTATATTTCATCCGCCAAATTAGCGCTTCATTCGTATCCTGAGTTAAACACTTTAATTATGTCCCTGACTTTACTAATTTAATTTCAAACCAAACACCTCGCCACCACGGCTTGCGACAACGACATAATTGTTATAAACAGCAGGGGATGCTTCCACATTTGCCCCAAGATTCATTACATCTAGCACTTCTCCTGAACGTGCACTGATCAAATGCATATTGCCGGCTGAATCTGCTTGAAGGATATACACATCTCCGTTTTCTGTATAAACATCAACTGGAGAGGACCATGCATAATTGGTCATCAGATTACGCCACTCCTCTTCGCCTGTTTCTTTATTTACAGCGACCATTAATCCACCATTTATGGTGTCGTAACGTGCTATCGTGAAAATAACGAGATGATCTATTTCCTCCTTGCCGACTATAGGAGTGGCTAGCATCCCACCGTTCACATCTGGGATGGAGTAAGCTGGATAGCTAAGGCTCCATATAACCTCACCAGTAATGCCGTCTATTTTGCGGAGCAGACAATCACCGAATGGTCCTTGGTGGTCTACCTCTGTTCCTGTATAGATGAAAGGGTGGTTTTCTTCTTCATCTATAACAATCGTCGCATCTGTGTCATCGGTTGCTTCTAGCGCAAATATCGGAGTAGAATCTTCTAAATTGATTGCTATTACACTGCCGCCATTATCTGCAAAATATGCAATGTTTCGATAAACAGCGATCGAATTTTCAATTCCTTGATGTGAGTTATTTGCCACTTTATATCGCGCTTTTTTAATCTCAGGCTTTACAGAAATAGATTTCTGTTCAAGGTCGAACGTGGTATTAAGATTTGCATGATAAAATAGGCCGTTTTCTCCGCCAAGCACTAGTTGATCAAGCTTACGGTTAATGAGTGCTGCCCCGTCAAATGCCCCCCATCCTCGATAAGCCCAAGGATCAACTCCAGGAATAAAATATAGTTCACTTCCATCAATTAGACTAAATATACGATAGCCTATCGGACTCTCAGGAATTCCTTGCCCCACATACAATAGGGGGTAGCCGCGAGGATCAATGGAAACAGTGCCTTTAATTGGGCCGCCTACTTTAATTGGAGGTCTTGTTTGAATGCCCGTTTCTAGCTCAGCAAAATAGACAGATCCATCAAGCGATCCGTAAATGACCTCTGTAAATCCTTTTTGTTGTTTAAAAGACTCATCAACATTCATAATGGCACGTACCTCATCATCCCATGAGATGATACTAGGCTGTCCCGTCCAGCCGGCCCCTCCGCCCCATTTATGATGTGACCCGGTGCGGAAATTCCATGCTTTTTCAATGTGAGAAACATTTGTAGAGATACGTCCGTAGGCGGGTGCCGTGCGACTATGGTTTCCTCTAAATGTAAGAACACCAGGGATATCGGTATACTCCTCAGGAAACAAGGCAGAATCAAATGTACTTTCTGCTTTAGATTCGTATGTAAGAGTTGGTATTTCTTGTTTTTCTATATGTACCGCTTGATAAGCTGGTATAGGGGCTTGAAAGCTCTTTTGCTCTACCTTCATATAGATGTGATCCGCAGCGTATAATTTTTCATCAGCTGAGACTCGGTCCCCCGTCATTGTTTTCATTGTACAGCCGCTTGAGAATAACAAAGTTATCATCATTAAGATTACCAGGTGCCATTTCAATTTTTTCACTTCCCTTAACAGGTGCACTTTTTCAATATATTGTAAGGGGTTTCCGGTGAAAAAGGTGACGGAAATTGTAAGTGAATGATAAAGAAGTTTCGGGGGGAAGTGACATAGGACGGTACTTATAATAAGAAGCTTCACGTATAAGAGGTACAGTGAAATGAGGAGAATGCTTCGAAATTTAATTATTAATATTAAAATTATTCCTCAAAAAAATAAATTTCCCTACAACTATTGAAAATTCATAACATTTCAGCTATATTGAAAGCACTTACATATAAGGTCATCAGATGACCTTATGATTATTTTGTGGTATAAAGGGAGGGGCAGGAATGAGTTTAGGAATTTTATCGTTATTTGCATTAATACCAATACTGACGGTTTTTTTGTTTCTTGTTATTTTTAGGTGGCCGGCTAAGCATGCTATGCCAATAGCTTTTGTGGTTACCGTAGTTATGGCGTTATTTGTTTGGGAAGTGCCGGCTGCACAAATTGCAGCAGCCAGTACAAAAGGTGTGGTGACGGCACTTGAGGTGCTATTTATCGTCTTTGGTGCCGTACTCATGCTGAATACACTAAAAGAAAGTGGAGCGATCCAAACGATTCGTCAAGGGTTTATTGATATCTCTCCAGACCGGCGAGTGCAGGCCATTATTATTTGCTGGCTGTTTGGGTCCTTTATTGAAGGCGCTTCCGGCTGGGGGACACCGGCTGCCGTACTAGCACCTTTGCCAGTTGCAATTGGCTTTCCTGCAATGGCAGCCGTCATGGTAGCCTTGATTATTCAATCTACTCCGGTATCTTACGGGGCTGTTGGAACACCAATCTTAATAGGTGTGCAGTCTGGGTTAACCGGGTCTGATAATGTAGTTCAGGCTGCAGCAAGTCTTGGTATGAGCTTTGAAGAGTATATTCGAATGATTGGCGGTCAAGTAGCTATATTTCATGGGATTGTAGGGCTGTTTATTCCATTAATTATGGTCACGATGCTGACGTTATTCTTTGGGCCTAAAAAGTCGCTGAAGGCAGGTATGGAAGTATGGAAATTTGCTCTATTTGCAGGCCTTGCTTTTACCATTCCATATGCACTAGTTGCTAATTTTCTTGGACCTGAATTTCCATCATTATTCGGGGGCTTAATTGGTCTTGCAATTGTTGTACCAGCTGCAAAAAAGGGTTGGTTTATTCCTAAAACTAAATGGGATTTTGAACATTCATCTAAATGGGATCCGGAGTGGACAGGAACATTATCAGCTACAACTTTGTCAAAAACGACTATTAGTCCGTTAAAAGCATGGCTGCCGTATATTTTAATGGGAGTGTTACTCGTCATTACGCGATTAAATGTCCTTCCGTTTGGCGATTGGCTGAAGCTTGCCAAAATTCATATTGAATCTGTATTCGGAACACAGATTGCTATTGAGAGTACGCCGTTTTTCTTGCCAGGTTTTATTATGGTATTGATGTCTCTATTAGGCTATATCTTATACAGCATGAATCAGACAACGTATGGAACGGCAGTGAAAAATTCAACAAAAATGATTATTGGAGCAGCACCGGCCTTGCTGTTTGCTGTGCCAATGGTGCAAGTATTTATTAATTCCGGAGTTAACACAACTGGGTATACGAGTATGCCGCTAGTATTAGCTGAGGGTGTCTCGGCATTAATGGGACAAAATTGGCCGCTTGTTGCACCAGCCATTGGGGCATTAGGAGCATTTGTGGCAGGAAGTAATACGATTAGTAATATGATGTTTGCGATGTTTCAGTTCGGTACAGCTGAAAATGTTGGCATTAATCCGGCAACAATTGTCGCTTTGCAAGCTGTTGGCGGAGCGGCAGGAAATATGATTTGTGTTCATAATGTAGTTGCAGCATCAGCAACAGCAGGTCTTGTCGGGCGAGAAGGAACGCTTATACGAAAAATGTTAATACCTACCTTCTATTATGTCCTCTTTGCAGGCGCTGTTGGGTATATAGCTATAAATGGTATTGGCTTAAATATCGGAACATTCATGGCAGCAGTCGTTGTTATCACGATCGTATCCATCATTATAAAAGAGAATCGTAAGGAAAAGACAACAGAAGATCACAGGCAGCAAAAGTTCGGAGGTTGATTTATATGAAAGTTTCATTATTTATTACCTGTTTGGCCGATGTATTTTATCCAGGAGTGGGGAAAGACACGGTTGAAGTATTAGAGAGATTAGGATGCGAAGTGGATTTTCCAGAAAAGCAGACCTGTTGCGGGCAGCCGGCATTTAACAGCGGCTATCATAAAGACACAAAGAAAGTGGCTAAGCATATGATTGAGACATTTGCTCATTCTGATTATGTAGTGATGCCCTCAGGTTCATGTGCATCGATGATTCATGAATACCATGATTTATTAAAAGATGAGCCAGAATGGCAGGTGCGAGCAGAGGATTTGGCGAAAAAAACCTACGAGTTTACGCAATTTCTTGTTCATGTGCTTAAAGTTGAAAAGGTGAATGCCAGCTTACATGCGAATGCAACCTATCATACATCTTGTCACATGACACGCCTGCTTGGGGAGAAAGAAGCTCCTTTTAAACTCCTTGATCAAGTAGAAGGCTTGAACCTGCAGACCTTGCCTAACCGCGAGGCATGCTGCGGGTTTGGGGGAACATTTGCAGTGAAGATGTCACCTATTTCTGAACAAATGGTCGATGAAAAGGTTCATCATATTGAAGAAACGAAGGCGGAGTTATTAATTGGGGCAGATTGCGGGTGCTTGATGAATATTGGCGGACGGATAGAGCGCAATGGAAAGCCAGTCAAAGTGATGCATATTGCACAAGTATTAAACAGCCAAGAATCTGTGAAGAAAGGGTGAATAGTTCATGGCAGTAAAAATAGGCGACCCCAATTTTAATACACGAGTAGAAAAAGGGTTAAAAAATACATTTATGCGACAAGCTGTTACATCCGCTCAAGAACGGCTGAAAATGGCAAAGTCGAAAGCTGAAGATGAGCTCGGAAATTGGCAGGAGTGGCGCAATTTAGCTGAAGAAATTCGCACGCATACATTAGAAAATATTGATTATTACTTGCATCAACTAAGTGAAAACGTAAGCAATAATGGTGGATATGTTTTCTTTGCGGAAACGGCAGAAGAAGCAAATGCTTATATTAAAGAAGTGGCTCAAAAGAAAAACGCAAAAAAAGTCATAAAATCTAAATCTATGGTGACAGAAGAGATTAGTATGAATGAAGCGCTTGAGAGTGTTGGGTGTGAAGTGATTGAATCTGATCTTGGAGAATATATTCTCCAAATTGATGATCATGACCCCCCGTCTCATATCGTCGCGCCGGCTCTTCATAAAAACAGGGAACAAATCAGAGAAACCTTTCAAGAGAAGAAAGGCTACACCAACACGTCTAAACCGGAAGAGCTGACGTTATTTGCAAGAGAGCAGCTGCGCAAAGAGTTCCTTGAAGCTGACATAGGGGTAACTGGCTGTAATTTTGCGGTCGCAGAATCAGGAAGTATTTCACTTGTCACAAATGAAGGAAACGCAAGGCTTGCCACAACTCTTCCTAAAACGCAGATCACAGTTATGGGGATGGAACGTGTCGTACCTACTTGGGAAGAGCTTGATATTTTAGTCAGTATGCTTTGCAGGAGTGCAGTTGGTCAAAAACTGACAAGTTACATTACAGGGCTTACAGGTGCAAAAGCAGAAGGGGACCTAGATGGACCGGAAGAATTCCATCTTGTTATTGTTGATAATGGACGTTCTAATATCCTAGGAACAGAATTCCAATCAGCTTTAAACTGTATTCGGTGTGCAGCTTGTATTAATGTTTGTCCGGTGTACCGTCATGTTGGCGGTCATTCATATGGCTCAATTTATCCAGGCCCGATTGGTGCAGTATTGACGCCATTATTAGAGGGATATGATGATCATAAAGAGCTGCCATATGCTTCTAGTTTGTGTGCAGCCTGTACGGATGCTTGTCCAGTAAAGATCCCTCTTCATGAACTGCTCGTTAAACATAGAAGAAATATTGCTGAAGAGAAACGTACAACCCTTTCTGAAACGTTGGCTATGAAGGGATTTGGAATGGTTGCAAGCTCGCCATCCCTCTTTAATATGAGTACAAGAACGGCACCGATGATGCTCTCACCATTTACGAAGGATGGAAAAGTCTCAAATGGTCCAGGCCCGTTAAAATCATGGACTGATATTCGTGATTTTCCTGAAAGTAAAAAAGAGAGATTCAGAGATTGGTTTAAAAAACGTGAAGGCCAAAAGGGAGGGACACACCATGATTCAACATCGCGAAACATTTCTCAATAACGTAGCCAAGAAGCTCGGACGTGCGAGAAAGACAACAGGAGTTACCCGCCCGGATTATCGTCATAAGCCTCAGTTAGAGGTGATGAAAGATTTCACTCAAGATGAGCTTGTTTCTGTCCTTAAAACACAATGCCTTGCTATTCATACAGATGTCAAGGAAACGAAGCGAGAAGCTCTTGTAAGTGCTATTGACGAAGTACTTGATGAGTACCAAGCCGAGTCTGTGATCACGTGGGCTGATTCAAGATTTGAGGAATACGGCCTTAAATCTTTTCAGGAAAGAGATACAGTGGACGTATGGGAGGCAGATGAAAACAGCAAATCTGTTGAAATAGCGGAACGTGCTGATGTCGGAATTACCTTTGCTGATTACACCTTAGCTGAATCGGGTACCGTTGTATTGTTAAGCGATAAAGGTAAAGGGCGCTCTGTTAGTTTGCTGCCGACTTACTATATCGCAATTATACCTAAGAGCACTCTTGTTCCTCGTATGACACAAGCAACTAGTGCAATTCATGAAATGGCTAAGAAGAGTGGAAGCCGTATTCCTTCTTGCATCAATTTCATATCAGGACCTAGTAATAGTGCGGATATTGAGATGAATTTAGTCGTCGGTGTACATGGGCCTGTTCGTGCCTGCTATATCATTGTAGACGATATGTAAGGATAAGCCAGCCATGATTTAATGGCTGGCTTATGTTGATGGAAGCGGTCTATGCTATAATAAGAGCAATTGAATTGAACGAGGTGCAAGAAATGGGATTTAAACATGTACAAACAAAAAAGGTATCTGAAGTGATTAGGGAGCAGCTCGAGGAAATGATCCGGACGGGTGAGGTGCAGCCTGGTGAGAAGCTGGATTCTGTTGAAAAGCTGGCTAAAGAATTTAATGTAAGCCGTTCGGCTGTCAGAGAAGCACTTAGTGCTCTAAGAGCTGTTGGGTTAATTACGATTCGTCAAGGGGAAGGAACCTTTGTAAATAAATATGATTTTTCTAATATGATTGCACCAGTAGCGGAAAGAAGAATTATTTCTAAACCCGAAATGCTGGAATTGTTTCAAGTGAGAAAAATAATTGAAGTTGGTGCGGCAAGCTTAGCAGCTGAGAATCGAAAAGATAAAGATGTTGAAGCAATGAGAGAGGCTTTAAAAGAGATGGAAGCCGCTTCAGGAGATGAAGATCTGGGGGAGAAGGCCGATGTGAAATTCCATCTAGCTTTAGCTAACGCCACTAGAAACAATATTTTGAAAGATATGATGCAGCAGCTTTCAGATACTTTAGGGAGGACCATGTTTGAGAGCAGAAGAATTGCATTATTTTCGGATCAGCAAACATTTGACCGCCTTCAAGTGGAGCATGAGAAGATTTTAGAGGCGATAGAAAAGAAAGATTCAAATGGAGCTAACCAAGCGATGCTTGAACATTTAATAAATGTAGAGAATACATTAACAGCCTATCATGATAAATAAGAAAGCATGCAGCACTCATCCTTAGATGAGTGCTGCTTTTCTAGTTTAATGATGGGTTTTTAAAGTAATATAAGAAGTAAGGTCATCAAAATGGGAGGCTGAACGATGTTATCAAAATCTCAAAAATCCCTTGTTAAAATGAAATGGGAAAATGTTCTGTTTGCGCATTGGGCATATGATCCACATATTATACAAGCAAAGCTGCCTAAGGGGATAAAAGTTGATACTTATAAAGGGAAAGCTTATGTTGGAGTGGTTTCTTTTCTGATGAATAAAATTCACCCTAAGATCCTCCCTGAAAAAGTTAGTTTCTCCCTGCCGGAAATTAATGTCCGTACTTATGTAGAGGTAGATGGAAAAAAGGGAGTTCTTTTTTTAAGCTTAGATACAGGTAGTAAAATAAGTGTTCTTGGTGCAAATGCTTTCTTAGATATGCCCTATTTTCACTCGGATATTACAATGAAAAGAGAAGGCGATCTTACTTATTTTGAAAGTATAAGAAAGGCAAATCAAGCGGTATTTAAAGGAGCGTATTCCTCCAAAAGCGACGTTTTCGCTGCGCGTGAAGAATCTCTAGAATATTGGCTGACTGAGCGTTATCGACTATATTCAACAGCCAAAAATGGAGACATTCAATACGGTGATATTAAACATGAACAATGGCCCCTGCAGCAAGCAGGAGTCAACATTAAAGAGAATTCCTTAATCTTGGCCGCCGGGCTGCCTTCTCAAAAAGGAGAACCTCATTTGCTCTATAGTCCAGGCGTGACAGTTGATATAGGAATGATTCAAAAATATTAAAAGAATCGCAGGTACTAAATCTGCGGTTCTTTTTATTCTTAAAGAAAAATTACTTATCACCTGCCACGCTCGAATATCAGTTATAATATGGAAAGTGAACAAATAAGCAGGTGATTGTCTTTGAAAATAAAATTAACTATATTTCTTAGTATTCTTGTAATTTATAATGGTATCAGGTATTTGGTTTATATTATTAATGGCTCAACTCATACATACGATTATGTGATGTTTAGCATTAATGTTCTAGCATTGGCTTTTGTGATTTATTCAATATTAAATGATAGAAAGAAGAGAAAAAACCGCTGAGGTGATTCAAAGTGGATAAATTTGCAGGGGCTGCTTTATTTATTATGTTCCCGCTCCTTCTTTTCTTGGCAATCATCCTAACTTTAAGATGGCTTGTCGGAGAAAAATGGAATGAAAAAGAAAGAGAACAAAAACGATTAAGAGAACAGTTGGATCGAATAGAGAAGAAGATTGATCAACTTTTAAAATAAAGAGAAATTTTGAAGAGAGGGCATTCAAGTAGGGGGAGTGGGATGACAAAGAATAAAGGGATCCATTATAGCTGGATTGTACTGCTTGTTACATTTATTGCCCTGTTATTTGTTCAAGGAATACGACTATCGTTTGGCGCCTTTATTGAGCCTTGGGAAGAGAGTTTTGAAGCCAGCCGTGCCCAAATTACGTCCGTCTCCCTTGTAAGCTATCTCGTGTTTGCAGTCTTGCAGCCATTTGTCGGGAGGATTATGGACCGTGTTGGAGTAAAGAGGGTTGTTATTTGGAGTATAGTCGTGGTTGGAGCAGCAATGATCCTAACAGCTTTTGCGACAAAACCTTGGCAGATTGTTCTGTTGTACGGAGTCATGGCCTCTATCGGATTTGGAGGAATGTCTAATGTAGTTGGGACGCTTGTTGTTGCAAAATGGTTTACGGTGAAAAAAGGGTTTGCGATGGGAATCATGTCAGCAGGTACGGCAACAGGACAGTTTAGTGTCGTTCCTTTGTCTATTCTTATGATCGAAGCGATAGGCTGGAAGTTGACGGTTATGATTTTAGGAATGATTGTTCTCATTGTTCTCCTTCCAATCATCTTACTCTTATTTAAAGCTTCACCTAAAGAGAAGGGAATCGAACCATATGGTGGAGCACTTCCTGAGACTGTCCCTGTATCTCCTGGGGGAAACAGTTTAACATCAAAACCAAAAGGTTCGTTCTTTTTACAGAGGCCATTTCTATTTTTATTTTTCTCTTTTTTTATTTGCGGCTTTACAACAGTGGGTTTAATAGATACCCATCTTGTGCCGTTTGCGCAGTATTGCGGATTTACAGCTGCCACAGCAGGGGCAGCTGTTAGTACATTGGCTCTCTTCAATTTTTCAGGAACGATTGTCTCTGGGTATCTTTCTGATAAATGGGACAGCAGGTGGATGCTTGGAGGACTTTATGGGCTGCGAGGGTTAACAATTATTATTTTGATCGTCATCGTTCATGAACAACGTTTTTTCACCTTCTTCTTAGGGCAAACGGAACTTCTGTTTATATTTGCTATTTCATTTGGCATCGTTGATTTTGCCACCGTAGCTCCTACGATGAAATTGGCTTCAGAATATGCCGGTAAGACGATTATTGGATTTATGATCGGTCTGTTATTTTTTGGCCATCAAATAGGAGCAGCTCTTGGTTCTTTTATTCCAGGGGTATTATTTGATCAAACAGGGAGCTATGATATCACGTTTGTGACAGCGATCATTCTTTGTCTTGCTGCTTCCATTATGTGTTTTATGCTTCCGCGTCCAAAACAAGTGTAGGAGGTTGGAATAGATGAATAAAAACATCAAAATAGGACTACTGCTTATAACGTTCACGTTCTTTGTTGGAATCCTTCTAGCAGGATCACTTTCTTACTTTAATAGT carries:
- a CDS encoding DUF2071 domain-containing protein — encoded protein: MLSKSQKSLVKMKWENVLFAHWAYDPHIIQAKLPKGIKVDTYKGKAYVGVVSFLMNKIHPKILPEKVSFSLPEINVRTYVEVDGKKGVLFLSLDTGSKISVLGANAFLDMPYFHSDITMKREGDLTYFESIRKANQAVFKGAYSSKSDVFAAREESLEYWLTERYRLYSTAKNGDIQYGDIKHEQWPLQQAGVNIKENSLILAAGLPSQKGEPHLLYSPGVTVDIGMIQKY
- a CDS encoding MFS transporter, with the protein product MTKNKGIHYSWIVLLVTFIALLFVQGIRLSFGAFIEPWEESFEASRAQITSVSLVSYLVFAVLQPFVGRIMDRVGVKRVVIWSIVVVGAAMILTAFATKPWQIVLLYGVMASIGFGGMSNVVGTLVVAKWFTVKKGFAMGIMSAGTATGQFSVVPLSILMIEAIGWKLTVMILGMIVLIVLLPIILLLFKASPKEKGIEPYGGALPETVPVSPGGNSLTSKPKGSFFLQRPFLFLFFSFFICGFTTVGLIDTHLVPFAQYCGFTAATAGAAVSTLALFNFSGTIVSGYLSDKWDSRWMLGGLYGLRGLTIIILIVIVHEQRFFTFFLGQTELLFIFAISFGIVDFATVAPTMKLASEYAGKTIIGFMIGLLFFGHQIGAALGSFIPGVLFDQTGSYDITFVTAIILCLAASIMCFMLPRPKQV